The following are encoded in a window of Candidatus Rokuibacteriota bacterium genomic DNA:
- a CDS encoding ABC transporter ATP-binding protein: MLALESVSKRFGGLVAVREVTLQVGAGDLVGVIGPNGAGKTTLFNVIAGYYRPDEGRILFGGRDITGHATHEICRLGLTRTFQIVKPFGSLPVLDNVMIGALTRIHSVVAARREARRVVEFCGLADFAEVAARSLPIGFRKRLEVARALATRPQLLLLDEVMAGLNPAELAAMVELIRRLHTDGLTVIVIEHILAAIMRLAQRIVVLHHGEKIAEGPPSQIARDAKVVDAYLGEEFVLAEA, encoded by the coding sequence TTGCTCGCGCTTGAGTCGGTCAGCAAGCGCTTCGGCGGCCTCGTGGCTGTCCGGGAAGTCACGCTGCAGGTGGGGGCCGGGGACCTGGTCGGCGTCATCGGCCCCAACGGCGCGGGCAAGACCACGCTCTTCAACGTGATCGCCGGCTACTACCGCCCGGACGAGGGCCGGATCCTCTTCGGCGGCCGGGACATCACCGGCCACGCGACCCACGAGATCTGCCGCCTCGGCCTCACCCGCACGTTCCAGATCGTGAAGCCCTTCGGCAGTCTCCCCGTGCTGGACAACGTGATGATCGGAGCCCTCACCCGGATTCACTCGGTGGTAGCGGCCCGGCGGGAGGCCCGGCGCGTCGTCGAGTTCTGCGGCCTCGCCGACTTCGCCGAGGTCGCGGCCAGGTCGCTCCCGATCGGTTTCAGGAAGCGCCTCGAGGTGGCGCGGGCCCTCGCCACGCGACCGCAGCTCCTCCTCCTCGACGAGGTGATGGCCGGGCTCAACCCCGCGGAGCTGGCGGCGATGGTGGAGCTGATCCGGCGGCTCCACACCGACGGGCTCACCGTGATCGTCATCGAGCACATCCTGGCGGCCATCATGCGCCTGGCGCAGCGGATCGTGGTGCTCCACCACGGCGAGAAGATCGCCGAGGGACCGCCGAGCCAGATCGCGCGGGACGCGAAGGTGGTGGACGCCTACCTGGGCGAGGAGTTCGTGCTTGCTGAGGCTTGA
- a CDS encoding branched-chain amino acid ABC transporter permease, with protein sequence MRRHLAAAIVFGAAALAPTVIEDAYLLDSLVLILMWGAVSAAWNVAGGYAGQLSLGHAAFFGLGAYSAALFATRWELSPWIGLLVGAVLSTGAGLVIGYLSNRLRGPYFALATIAFAQVLQIVASRWRGFTRGSEGIPVPFRPGFWTLGFANKATWVYLTLGVALLIYLVEVYLEVSRMGYRLAGVREDEDAAQAVGIASRRLKVVAIAISAALTSVCGSFWAQYVGFVDPAYVFSIDLSILFALNTIIGGLGTALGPFYGSVLITSLETFLRAKFSGLAAGLSSMYLIIYGCLLIVVVRFVPQGLALWLGQLLRRRIGVARA encoded by the coding sequence ATGCGACGCCACCTGGCAGCCGCGATCGTGTTCGGCGCCGCCGCGCTGGCACCCACCGTCATCGAGGACGCCTACCTCCTGGACAGCCTGGTCCTGATCCTCATGTGGGGGGCGGTCTCAGCCGCCTGGAACGTGGCGGGCGGCTACGCCGGGCAGCTGTCGCTCGGGCACGCGGCGTTCTTCGGCCTCGGCGCCTACTCGGCAGCGCTCTTCGCGACGCGCTGGGAGCTCTCCCCCTGGATCGGTCTCCTGGTTGGCGCCGTCCTTTCCACGGGCGCAGGGCTCGTCATCGGCTACCTGTCCAACCGCCTCCGCGGCCCCTACTTCGCCCTCGCCACCATCGCCTTCGCCCAGGTCCTCCAGATCGTGGCCAGCCGCTGGCGCGGCTTCACGCGGGGCTCGGAGGGAATCCCGGTCCCGTTCCGCCCCGGGTTCTGGACGCTCGGCTTTGCCAACAAGGCGACCTGGGTCTATCTGACGCTCGGCGTGGCCCTGCTGATCTACCTCGTCGAGGTCTACCTGGAGGTCTCGCGAATGGGCTACCGGCTCGCCGGCGTCCGGGAGGACGAGGACGCGGCCCAGGCGGTGGGAATCGCGAGCCGCCGGCTCAAGGTGGTCGCTATCGCGATCAGCGCGGCCCTGACCTCGGTCTGCGGGAGCTTCTGGGCCCAGTACGTCGGCTTCGTCGACCCGGCGTACGTCTTCTCCATCGACCTCTCGATCCTCTTCGCCCTCAACACGATCATCGGCGGGCTCGGCACGGCGCTTGGCCCGTTCTACGGGTCCGTCCTGATCACGTCCCTGGAGACCTTCCTGCGCGCCAAGTTCTCCGGCCTCGCGGCCGGGCTCTCCAGCATGTACCTCATCATCTACGGCTGCCTCCTGATCGTCGTCGTGCGCTTCGTGCCCCAGGGACTCGCCCTCTGGCTCGGCCAGCTCCTCAGGCGGAGGATCGGCGTTGCTCGCGCTTGA
- a CDS encoding branched-chain amino acid ABC transporter permease, translating into MRASHVAAFAQLVVSTILLGGIYALIAVGLTLIFGIMRVVNFAHGEYLMLGMYLAFWAFTLWQLDPYVVLFVAAPLFFLVGLMSYFLVMRGVITASHNVQIFTTVGLSIALQNLAQVLWTADFRIARPWHASVVVPFGGAAFNLSQFVAFAVAGALTLGLFVFMKWSHAGRVMRATAQDREAATLMGIDTDRVYRLTWAIGIACVGVAGVLMSPLYSVYPTAGLQFVLLAYVVVVLGGLGDMVGALLGSLIVAAVEVVGSYFLGIAWKEVLYFVLFILVLVFRPAGLLGQRGAETLGA; encoded by the coding sequence GTGAGAGCCTCACACGTGGCTGCGTTCGCTCAGCTCGTCGTTTCCACCATCCTCCTCGGCGGGATCTACGCGCTCATCGCGGTCGGGTTGACTCTCATCTTCGGCATCATGCGCGTCGTCAACTTCGCCCACGGCGAGTACCTGATGCTCGGCATGTACCTGGCTTTCTGGGCCTTCACCCTGTGGCAGCTCGATCCCTACGTGGTGCTCTTCGTGGCCGCGCCCCTCTTCTTCCTGGTGGGCCTCATGAGTTACTTCCTGGTGATGCGCGGCGTGATCACCGCCTCCCACAACGTCCAGATCTTCACCACCGTCGGCCTCTCCATCGCGCTCCAGAATCTGGCGCAGGTCCTGTGGACCGCCGATTTCCGCATCGCCAGGCCGTGGCACGCATCCGTGGTGGTGCCGTTCGGCGGTGCCGCGTTCAACCTCTCCCAGTTCGTGGCCTTCGCGGTGGCGGGCGCCCTGACCCTCGGCCTCTTCGTCTTCATGAAGTGGAGCCACGCCGGGCGCGTCATGCGGGCGACGGCCCAGGACCGGGAGGCCGCGACGCTCATGGGGATCGACACCGACCGCGTCTACCGCCTGACCTGGGCCATCGGCATCGCGTGCGTGGGTGTGGCCGGCGTCCTCATGTCCCCGCTCTACTCCGTCTACCCGACGGCCGGGCTCCAGTTCGTCCTGCTGGCCTATGTCGTGGTGGTGCTGGGCGGCCTCGGGGACATGGTGGGGGCGCTCCTCGGAAGCCTCATCGTGGCCGCTGTGGAGGTGGTCGGCTCGTACTTCCTCGGCATCGCCTGGAAGGAGGTCCTCTACTTCGTGCTCTTCATCCTGGTGCTGGTCTTCCGCCCCGCGGGCTTGCTCGGCCAGCGGGGCGCGGAGACCCTGGGAGCGTGA